In one Molothrus aeneus isolate 106 chromosome 8, BPBGC_Maene_1.0, whole genome shotgun sequence genomic region, the following are encoded:
- the ACSL5 gene encoding long-chain-fatty-acid--CoA ligase 5 isoform X1, translating to MIWILQVLFSPLPTPALISLIAFGAVIFLWVISRPKPLLPPVDLNKQSIGIEGGARRAALLTDNNLLSYYFEDAKTLYEVFQRGVSISGNGDCLGYRKPKQPYQWLTYKQVSDRTKYLGSGLLQKGCQPSSSQYIGIFAQNRPEWIISEYACYTYSMVAVPLYDTLGPEAIVYIVNKADISVVICDTPAKAEILLKNCEDKKTPCLKIIVLMDLFDKELKDRGAKVGIEILSLQEVEELGKNNIREPVPPRPEDLSVVCFTSGTTGNPKGAMLTHQNVVSNAAAFLRCTENTIECTSSDVAISYLPLAHMFERVVQTVVYSCGAKVGFFQGDIKLLTDDMKTLKPTLFPVVPRLLNRVYDKIQSGANTPVKNFLLKFAVFMKTAEIKQGIIRNDSIWDKLIFKKIQETMGGRVRIMVTGAAPISPSVLTFLRAALGCQIFEAYGQTECSAGSTFSMPGDWTTGHVGAPLACNIIKLDDVEEMSYFSSNNEGEVCIKGPNVFKGYLKDPEKTAEAIDKDGWLHTGDIGKWLPNGTLKIIDRKKNIFKLAQGEYIAPEKIENVYIRSAPVAQVFVHGESLRSFLIGIVVPDAEMLPEFAAKLGVKGSFEELCKNPAVKKAILDDMIQLGREAGLKSFEQVKDLYIHTELFSVENGLLTPTLKAKRGDVVKFFQKEIEALYSSTQE from the exons ATGATCTGGATACTTCAAGTGTTGTTCTCACCGCTCCCAACACCAGCATTGATCAGTCTCATTGCATTTGGAGCTGTCATCTTCCTGTGGGTGATAAGCAGGCCAAAACCCCTTTTACCTCCTGTTGACTTGAACAAACAGTCGATAGGAATTGAG GGAGGAGCCAGAAGAGCTGCACTCTTGACAGATAATAACCTGCTTTCTTATTACTTTGAAGATGCTAAAACCCTGTATGAAGTTTTCCAGAGAGGAGTGAGTAtttctg GAAATGGTGACTGTCTAGGCTACAGGAAACCCAAGCAACCTTATCAGTGGCTGACATATAAACAG GTTTCAGACAGAACTAAATACCTGGGATCAGGACTTCTGCAAAAAGGATGCCAACCATCATCAAGCCAGTATATTGGCATTTTTGCTCAGAATAGGCCAGAG tggATCATTTCAGAATATGCCTGCTACACCTACTCAATGGTTGCTGTTCCACTCTACGACACTCTGGGACCAGAGGCCATTGTATATATTGTTAACAAAG cTGACATAAGCGTGGTGATCTGTGACACGCCTGCAAAAGCAGAGATCTTGCTTAAGAACTGTGAGGACAAAAAGACCCCATGTCTAAAGATTATTGTTCTCATGGATCTCTTTGATAAAGAGCTCAAGGACAGAGGAGCTAAAGTGGGAATTGAAattctgtcactgcaggaggtTGAG gagctgggaaaaaacAACATCAGAGAACCAGTT CCTCCTAGGCCCGAAGATCTTTCTGTTGTGTGTTTTACAAGTGGAACCACAG GTAACCCTAAAGGAGCCATGCTGACACATCAGAATGTTGTTTCaaatgctgctgccttccttAGATGCACAGAG AACACAATTGAGTGTACAAGTTCAGATGTTGCCATTTCCTATCTTCCTCTGGCTCACATGTTTGAGAGAGTTGTGCAG ACTGTGGTATACAGCTGTGGAGCAAAAGTAGGCTTCTTCCAAGGAGATATCAAGCTGCTAACAGATGACATGAAAACCTTGAAGCCAACGCTATTTCCAGTTGTACCAAGACTGCTCAACAGAGTCTATGACAAG ATCCAGAGTGGTGCAAACACCCCAGTAAAGAATTTCCTGTTAAAATTTGCTGTGTTTATGAAGacagctgaaataaaacaggGCATCATTCGAAATGACAGCATTTGGGACAAGCTAATCTTCAAAAAAATTCAG GAAACCATGGGTGGAAGAGTACGTATCATGGTGACAGGTGCAGCCCCTATATCTCCCTCTGTCCTGACATTTCTTAGAGCAGCATTAGGCTGTCAG ATCTTTGAAGCTTATGGCCAGACTGAATGCTCAGCTGGATCCACTTTCTCAATGCCTGGAGACTGGACAACAG gcCATGTTGGAGCTCCTCTGGCTTGTAATATCATAAAACTAGATGATGTGGAAGAAATGAGCTACTTCTCCTCTAACAATGAAGGCGAG GTCTGCATTAAAGGACCAAATGTGTTCAAGGGTTATCTGAAAGATCCTGAGAAGACAGCAGAAGCAATTGATAAAGATGGCTGGCTCCACACTGGAGACATAGGGAAGTGGTTGCCA AATGGAACGCTGAAGATCATTGATAGGAAGAAGAATATATTTAAACTTGCACAAGGAGAATACATTGCTCCAGAGAAGATAGAAAATGTCTATATCAGAAGTGCTCCTGTAGCCCAGGTCTTTGTGCATGGGGAAAGTCTGAGG tcttttctAATAGGTATAGTGGTTCCTGATGCTGAGATGCTTCCAGAATTTGCAGCAAAACTGGGAGTCAAAGGTTCCTTTGAAGAGCTCTGCAAAAACCCT GCAGTGAAGAAAGCTATTTTAGATGATATGATCCAACTGGGGAGAGAGGCTGGCCTTAAATCCTTTGAACAA gTTAAAGACCTGTACATCCACACAGAGttgttttctgtagaaaatgGACTCTTGACGCCAACACTGAAGGCAAAGCGAGGAGACGTTGTTAAATTCTTCCAGAAGGAGATTGAGGCCCTCTATTCATCTACTCAGGAGTAA
- the ACSL5 gene encoding long-chain-fatty-acid--CoA ligase 5 isoform X3 gives MIWILQVLFSPLPTPALISLIAFGAVIFLWVISRPKPLLPPVDLNKQSIGIEGGARRAALLTDNNLLSYYFEDAKTLYEVFQRGVSISGNGDCLGYRKPKQPYQWLTYKQVSDRTKYLGSGLLQKGCQPSSSQYIGIFAQNRPEWIISEYACYTYSMVAVPLYDTLGPEAIVYIVNKADISVVICDTPAKAEILLKNCEDKKTPCLKIIVLMDLFDKELKDRGAKVGIEILSLQEVEELGKNNIREPVPPRPEDLSVVCFTSGTTGNPKGAMLTHQNVVSNAAAFLRCTENTIECTSSDVAISYLPLAHMFERVVQTVVYSCGAKVGFFQGDIKLLTDDMKTLKPTLFPVVPRLLNRVYDKIQSGANTPVKNFLLKFAVFMKTAEIKQGIIRNDSIWDKLIFKKIQETMGGRVRIMVTGAAPISPSVLTFLRAALGCQIFEAYGQTECSAGSTFSMPGDWTTGHVGAPLACNIIKLDDVEEMSYFSSNNEGEVCIKGPNVFKGYLKDPEKTAEAIDKDGWLHTGDIGKWLPNGTLKIIDRKKNIFKLAQGEYIAPEKIENVYIRSAPVAQVFVHGESLRSFLIGIVVPDAEMLPEFAAKLGVKGSFEELCKNPVKDLYIHTELFSVENGLLTPTLKAKRGDVVKFFQKEIEALYSSTQE, from the exons ATGATCTGGATACTTCAAGTGTTGTTCTCACCGCTCCCAACACCAGCATTGATCAGTCTCATTGCATTTGGAGCTGTCATCTTCCTGTGGGTGATAAGCAGGCCAAAACCCCTTTTACCTCCTGTTGACTTGAACAAACAGTCGATAGGAATTGAG GGAGGAGCCAGAAGAGCTGCACTCTTGACAGATAATAACCTGCTTTCTTATTACTTTGAAGATGCTAAAACCCTGTATGAAGTTTTCCAGAGAGGAGTGAGTAtttctg GAAATGGTGACTGTCTAGGCTACAGGAAACCCAAGCAACCTTATCAGTGGCTGACATATAAACAG GTTTCAGACAGAACTAAATACCTGGGATCAGGACTTCTGCAAAAAGGATGCCAACCATCATCAAGCCAGTATATTGGCATTTTTGCTCAGAATAGGCCAGAG tggATCATTTCAGAATATGCCTGCTACACCTACTCAATGGTTGCTGTTCCACTCTACGACACTCTGGGACCAGAGGCCATTGTATATATTGTTAACAAAG cTGACATAAGCGTGGTGATCTGTGACACGCCTGCAAAAGCAGAGATCTTGCTTAAGAACTGTGAGGACAAAAAGACCCCATGTCTAAAGATTATTGTTCTCATGGATCTCTTTGATAAAGAGCTCAAGGACAGAGGAGCTAAAGTGGGAATTGAAattctgtcactgcaggaggtTGAG gagctgggaaaaaacAACATCAGAGAACCAGTT CCTCCTAGGCCCGAAGATCTTTCTGTTGTGTGTTTTACAAGTGGAACCACAG GTAACCCTAAAGGAGCCATGCTGACACATCAGAATGTTGTTTCaaatgctgctgccttccttAGATGCACAGAG AACACAATTGAGTGTACAAGTTCAGATGTTGCCATTTCCTATCTTCCTCTGGCTCACATGTTTGAGAGAGTTGTGCAG ACTGTGGTATACAGCTGTGGAGCAAAAGTAGGCTTCTTCCAAGGAGATATCAAGCTGCTAACAGATGACATGAAAACCTTGAAGCCAACGCTATTTCCAGTTGTACCAAGACTGCTCAACAGAGTCTATGACAAG ATCCAGAGTGGTGCAAACACCCCAGTAAAGAATTTCCTGTTAAAATTTGCTGTGTTTATGAAGacagctgaaataaaacaggGCATCATTCGAAATGACAGCATTTGGGACAAGCTAATCTTCAAAAAAATTCAG GAAACCATGGGTGGAAGAGTACGTATCATGGTGACAGGTGCAGCCCCTATATCTCCCTCTGTCCTGACATTTCTTAGAGCAGCATTAGGCTGTCAG ATCTTTGAAGCTTATGGCCAGACTGAATGCTCAGCTGGATCCACTTTCTCAATGCCTGGAGACTGGACAACAG gcCATGTTGGAGCTCCTCTGGCTTGTAATATCATAAAACTAGATGATGTGGAAGAAATGAGCTACTTCTCCTCTAACAATGAAGGCGAG GTCTGCATTAAAGGACCAAATGTGTTCAAGGGTTATCTGAAAGATCCTGAGAAGACAGCAGAAGCAATTGATAAAGATGGCTGGCTCCACACTGGAGACATAGGGAAGTGGTTGCCA AATGGAACGCTGAAGATCATTGATAGGAAGAAGAATATATTTAAACTTGCACAAGGAGAATACATTGCTCCAGAGAAGATAGAAAATGTCTATATCAGAAGTGCTCCTGTAGCCCAGGTCTTTGTGCATGGGGAAAGTCTGAGG tcttttctAATAGGTATAGTGGTTCCTGATGCTGAGATGCTTCCAGAATTTGCAGCAAAACTGGGAGTCAAAGGTTCCTTTGAAGAGCTCTGCAAAAACCCT gTTAAAGACCTGTACATCCACACAGAGttgttttctgtagaaaatgGACTCTTGACGCCAACACTGAAGGCAAAGCGAGGAGACGTTGTTAAATTCTTCCAGAAGGAGATTGAGGCCCTCTATTCATCTACTCAGGAGTAA
- the ACSL5 gene encoding long-chain-fatty-acid--CoA ligase 5 isoform X2, with protein sequence MIWILQVLFSPLPTPALISLIAFGAVIFLWVISRPKPLLPPVDLNKQSIGIEGGARRAALLTDNNLLSYYFEDAKTLYEVFQRGVSISGNGDCLGYRKPKQPYQWLTYKQVSDRTKYLGSGLLQKGCQPSSSQYIGIFAQNRPEWIISEYACYTYSMVAVPLYDTLGPEAIVYIVNKADISVVICDTPAKAEILLKNCEDKKTPCLKIIVLMDLFDKELKDRGAKVGIEILSLQEVEELGKNNIREPVPPRPEDLSVVCFTSGTTGNPKGAMLTHQNVVSNAAAFLRCTENTIECTSSDVAISYLPLAHMFERVVQTVVYSCGAKVGFFQGDIKLLTDDMKTLKPTLFPVVPRLLNRVYDKIQSGANTPVKNFLLKFAVFMKTAEIKQGIIRNDSIWDKLIFKKIQETMGGRVRIMVTGAAPISPSVLTFLRAALGCQIFEAYGQTECSAGSTFSMPGDWTTGHVGAPLACNIIKLDDVEEMSYFSSNNEGEVCIKGPNVFKGYLKDPEKTAEAIDKDGWLHTGDIGKWLPNGTLKIIDRKKNIFKLAQGEYIAPEKIENVYIRSAPVAQVFVHGESLRSFLIGIVVPDAEMLPEFAAKLGVKGSFEELCKNPVMKKAILDDMIQLGREAGLKSFEQVKDLYIHTELFSVENGLLTPTLKAKRGDVVKFFQKEIEALYSSTQE encoded by the exons ATGATCTGGATACTTCAAGTGTTGTTCTCACCGCTCCCAACACCAGCATTGATCAGTCTCATTGCATTTGGAGCTGTCATCTTCCTGTGGGTGATAAGCAGGCCAAAACCCCTTTTACCTCCTGTTGACTTGAACAAACAGTCGATAGGAATTGAG GGAGGAGCCAGAAGAGCTGCACTCTTGACAGATAATAACCTGCTTTCTTATTACTTTGAAGATGCTAAAACCCTGTATGAAGTTTTCCAGAGAGGAGTGAGTAtttctg GAAATGGTGACTGTCTAGGCTACAGGAAACCCAAGCAACCTTATCAGTGGCTGACATATAAACAG GTTTCAGACAGAACTAAATACCTGGGATCAGGACTTCTGCAAAAAGGATGCCAACCATCATCAAGCCAGTATATTGGCATTTTTGCTCAGAATAGGCCAGAG tggATCATTTCAGAATATGCCTGCTACACCTACTCAATGGTTGCTGTTCCACTCTACGACACTCTGGGACCAGAGGCCATTGTATATATTGTTAACAAAG cTGACATAAGCGTGGTGATCTGTGACACGCCTGCAAAAGCAGAGATCTTGCTTAAGAACTGTGAGGACAAAAAGACCCCATGTCTAAAGATTATTGTTCTCATGGATCTCTTTGATAAAGAGCTCAAGGACAGAGGAGCTAAAGTGGGAATTGAAattctgtcactgcaggaggtTGAG gagctgggaaaaaacAACATCAGAGAACCAGTT CCTCCTAGGCCCGAAGATCTTTCTGTTGTGTGTTTTACAAGTGGAACCACAG GTAACCCTAAAGGAGCCATGCTGACACATCAGAATGTTGTTTCaaatgctgctgccttccttAGATGCACAGAG AACACAATTGAGTGTACAAGTTCAGATGTTGCCATTTCCTATCTTCCTCTGGCTCACATGTTTGAGAGAGTTGTGCAG ACTGTGGTATACAGCTGTGGAGCAAAAGTAGGCTTCTTCCAAGGAGATATCAAGCTGCTAACAGATGACATGAAAACCTTGAAGCCAACGCTATTTCCAGTTGTACCAAGACTGCTCAACAGAGTCTATGACAAG ATCCAGAGTGGTGCAAACACCCCAGTAAAGAATTTCCTGTTAAAATTTGCTGTGTTTATGAAGacagctgaaataaaacaggGCATCATTCGAAATGACAGCATTTGGGACAAGCTAATCTTCAAAAAAATTCAG GAAACCATGGGTGGAAGAGTACGTATCATGGTGACAGGTGCAGCCCCTATATCTCCCTCTGTCCTGACATTTCTTAGAGCAGCATTAGGCTGTCAG ATCTTTGAAGCTTATGGCCAGACTGAATGCTCAGCTGGATCCACTTTCTCAATGCCTGGAGACTGGACAACAG gcCATGTTGGAGCTCCTCTGGCTTGTAATATCATAAAACTAGATGATGTGGAAGAAATGAGCTACTTCTCCTCTAACAATGAAGGCGAG GTCTGCATTAAAGGACCAAATGTGTTCAAGGGTTATCTGAAAGATCCTGAGAAGACAGCAGAAGCAATTGATAAAGATGGCTGGCTCCACACTGGAGACATAGGGAAGTGGTTGCCA AATGGAACGCTGAAGATCATTGATAGGAAGAAGAATATATTTAAACTTGCACAAGGAGAATACATTGCTCCAGAGAAGATAGAAAATGTCTATATCAGAAGTGCTCCTGTAGCCCAGGTCTTTGTGCATGGGGAAAGTCTGAGG tcttttctAATAGGTATAGTGGTTCCTGATGCTGAGATGCTTCCAGAATTTGCAGCAAAACTGGGAGTCAAAGGTTCCTTTGAAGAGCTCTGCAAAAACCCTGTGA TGAAGAAAGCTATTTTAGATGATATGATCCAACTGGGGAGAGAGGCTGGCCTTAAATCCTTTGAACAA gTTAAAGACCTGTACATCCACACAGAGttgttttctgtagaaaatgGACTCTTGACGCCAACACTGAAGGCAAAGCGAGGAGACGTTGTTAAATTCTTCCAGAAGGAGATTGAGGCCCTCTATTCATCTACTCAGGAGTAA